The DNA segment CGGCCACGGCGGCCGCGTCGCCAGCGGCTCCTACACGGTTTGATGCCTGCCTGATCCGCACACCACCCACACCAGGCGCCCACCCGGTTTCCCACCCAATGCATGGCCGGGTGGGCGCCTTCTTTTCTGCCGCCTTCCCCAACACCCACCACAGGCCACCCACAGGCCCTTCACCGCCGAGCCACCCCGTCCCCCGGCCGGACAAAAACCCGGCAACGCCCCGGGATCAGTTGTCGGGTGCAATACGGATGCACCACGGACTTTCTCCGGGAGCACAACAGGGCCCGCCCCTGATTGTTTGTTCCTCCAAATCCGGTAGTGTGGTTCGCAGCTTCCGGCGCAATCGGGCGGGACCCGGGAACCATGAACGACTGCATGATCAACCTCGGCTCGAGCAGGCTCCAGCAACCGGAGGCGGCTGGAAACCGTACTCGAACCGCGCACCGGCACAGCCGGCAACGGACCAGGCGTGGCCACCCAAAAGGCCATGACGGGATTCACCAACACCCTAACCCCAGGGAGAACCGATGATACCCCGGCAGGTTATCACGCCAGCCCAATCCCCCATCCGCACGACCCGGTCGCAGCCGACCGTGCTGGTTCAGGTCAACCGTCCACCACGGCCACCCTCACCACACACCCCGGCATGACGCCCAAACCCATCCGTGTTCTGGTCGTGGATGATCACCCCGTCGTCCGACGGGGCATCCGCGCATGGCTTCGCCGGAACCCACAGATTGAGGTGGTCGGCGAAGCCGCGGACGGTTTGGAAGCCCTCGACCTCTGTCGGTCCCTCCAACCGGACGTCGTGCTCACCGACCTGGACATGCCCCGCATGGACGGACTGGCCTTCACCGAGGCGGTCCGGCGTGAGCTCCCCAACATCAGGGTCCTCATCCTCTCCATGCACGCCAACACCGAATACATTCTCCGCATCCTCCAGGCCGGCGCTCATGGGTACGTATCCAAAGAAGCGGACCCCGGGATGATCATTCAGGCGGTGGAAGCCGTCGCCCGCGGCGAGTCCTTCTTCAGCGCGGACGTCGCACGGGCGGTGCTGAACCAGCTCGTCCTCAACGAGCAATCCCCCTCGCCACAAACCCCAGAATTGACCCCGCGCGAACGCCAGGTGCTCGTCGGCATCGCCGAGGGCCTCACCAACAAGGAAATCGCCGAACGCCTGGGCGTGAGCGTCCGTACCGTGGAAACCCATCGCGAGCACATCATGCAAAAGCTCGGCATTCACACCGTCGCCGGCCTGACACGCTACGCCATGGCCCGGGGACTCGTGCCGCCCGACCGCCCGGCTACCCCCTGAGCAGGGCCGTCCAATCCGCAGTCCGGAGCAGGGATGGATCATCCAACTGCGGCGGCCGCCCACCACCGGCGGAAATGACCCAGAGCATTCCGCACGGCCAACTCCAGCTCGGCCCGTCCCCGTCGCCCCTCCCGCCCCCAATCGTACTCGATGTGCAGGGATACCGGCCCCTCGTACCCCATGCGACGCAGCCGCTCGAAGAATCCCATCCTGCCCAACTCCCCCTCCCCAAACGGAACAAACCGCCGCCGCCGGTCCACGTCCTTCACGTAAACCGCACCCAGATGGCCTTTCAGCCGATCCAAATGCTCCGCCCATCCATCGCCATGCACCAACAGCGCATGCGCCGGATCGAATGCCACGGCCACCTCGTCCGGAGAAAACCCATCCACCAGGGCTGCCATCTCCGACAGGTCGCCCCCGAGATACCGGGTGTTGCCAGCGGGCGAATGGTTCTGGACCAGGGCACACAGCCCGAGCTGCCGGTTCCACTCGGCCAGCCGGGCCAGACCTTCCCTGGCCTGCCGGATTTGATCCGCCACAGGCGTCTCGGGTCGAAACCTTAAGAATCCCACCCGATACATCCTTACGCCCAGTTCCCTGGCCACTTCCAACACGGGGCGTGCATCGGGTGTGGAGGGATTCAGAATCGCCGTGGTTAACAGCCCCACACGCCGCCCCCGCGCCCGCAACATCCGGTCATACCGCGGCAGATCCTGCCGCACCTGTGCCGGCTCAATCCGGTCTTTGACCCGCACGGCACAATCCACACCTTCCAGTCCGACCGAATCCACCAATTCAACCGTCTCCTCCAGGCTGAGGCCTGCCTGGGCGCATACCTTGTCAAACAGGTACACCCCGGGTGACGCCCGGCCCGCGCCAAAGACCTGTTCGGCGCTCCGACAACACGCCCACAAGCCGAAGGCCGCAGTCCGCGCCAGAAACATCCGCCGTGTCAGACCGGTTCGATCGACCATGGAAGCCACGCTGGCCCATCCGGATCCGATTCTCAAGCTCGGAGCAGGTCGGACAATCCGTGGTCCTACAAGGGCTGCACAAAGCCTGCCGTCCCGCCGGACCAAGGGCGGCATGGAGCAGCGCCCGCACTCAGGCTTGCGAAGGCGAAGCCGGCATCGGACACACCTGTTCAATCGCCTGCCTCAGCGTGTCCAACATGAAAGGCTTGCTCAGTACCATGGACACGCCCGGCAACGGAACACGCTCGGCCGCCAGTACTTCGGCATGAGCCGTGACCATCAGGACCGGGAGATGGGGCCATCGGGCGGATATGTGCCGAACCAGCTCGTCCCCGCGCATCTCCGGCATCGCATAGTCCGTGATCACCAGATCAAACGTCTGCCGCTCCAGCAACGCCAGCGCCTCGGCCCCGGTCTGTGCGGTTTGGACCTGATGCCCATCAAAGGACAGCATCATGGCCATGGCTTCACACACCAGAGGCTCGTCGTCTACAACGAGAATCCGGCGCTTGACTGTGTTGGTCTTTTTCACGGACGAGCCATCCTGCAGGCCGACCAATCCTAGCACAACCGGTCCCCACCCAACAGCCCGGTGTTTCAAAACCGCGAGCCGACCAGCGCCCGGCGATCCGAACCACACCGGTCAATCCCACCGTGCACGCTGGCCCCGGCCACAACATCCGCCACCAACCCGCCACCCCTGAACGGCGTCAACAGACCGCCGGGCCCGGACCGGCCCGACGTTCCGCCGCCCCCCGACAAATCGGCCGTGGCAGTACGGGCTCGCCCTCGTTGAGTGCCCGCCGCTCCTTGAGCAGCCGGAAGCACCGGCACCCGGGATCAACCCAGGTCGGCCAACACCTTCTTGATTGCTTCGAAGTTCGGCAATTCCTTCGGCGACGGCGTCTGCTCGCTGTAGCGGATGATCCCCTGCTTATCAATCACGAACGCTGCCCGCGCACTCACCGATCCCAGCCCCAGCAAATCGTCCAGCAGCACCCCATAAGCCCTGGCCACGGTCTTGTTCAGGTCGCTGACCAGGGTGATGCCGATCTTTTCCTTCTGTGCCCACGCCTCTTGCGCGAAGGGACTGTCCACGCTGATCCCGATCACATCCGCGTTCAGGTCGCGGTATGCGTTCAGACCCGCCGTCACATCGCACATCTCCTTCGTGCAAACCCCGGTAAACGCCAGTGGGAAGAACAAAAGCACGGTGTTGCGCTTCCCGAAATTGTTGCTCAACGTCACATCCTGCAGGCCCGCCGGGGTCTTCGTCTTCAACGTAAAATCCGGTGCCTTGCTACCAACAGGCAATGCCATGGTTCGTTTCTCCCTTTCTGAAGTTCTGGTTTCTGCTCAAAAGCACGTTTAACGGCCCCAACATTTGTGCACCGTTCACGCCGTGTCAATCCCGGGGCCCTTCTCTTCCACCCCACAAACCGCACCACCTGACTGGCAACCTATATCTCATGCCAGCCATCCCGTGGCCGTTCTCCGCCGACCCAACCCCTCCGCACCGCCAACAGCGGCCGGGCGCCTGCAACCCCCCATGCGGCAGCTCCAACCCGGCCCCACCAGGGCAACGCCCCTTCCAGCACAACGCCCGGCAAAGGCTCCATTTCGCCCTTGACGCCCAACGCCGACATGCTAGGCAGTGCCCAAAGGGAACGGGCTGCAAAGCGCAACCCGCCCGGGCGCAAGTCAAACAGCAACATCCTACCCGTCCCATGAAACGCACGATCGCAACCGTGTTGGCAGCCGCCCTCGCCGGGCTCGTCCTCCACACCGGTACCGCGGCTGAACCGCAAAAACCGGCAGCGGATACGACGACAGAACATTCGGCAGTGCCCAAACCCAGGGCCAACGCGCGACCCCGGCCCTTGAGCGGCCGAATCGCCGAGGTCGATCAGGTCCACAAGACCCTCACGGTCGGGAAAACCATCGTCTACATCACTTCCGAAACCCGCATCACCAAGGACGGCAAACCGGCGGTGCTGGCCGATGCCAAACCCGGCGATGAAGTGGGCATCAGCTACGTCCCCGCCGAGGACGGCCGTTACATTGCCCGCTCCGTCCGTATCGGGCCCAAAGCCGACTCGACTCCCAAACCCGGGGGGCAAAAACCGGGTGCGCCCCGGTCGACAGGCCAACATTAACCGGGGCAGACAATTCCGAACACGCTCAAGAATCCCTGCCAATCTGGGGTCGTACCGTTTCTCCCAACCTGCCCTGCTGATTTGCCCCTCGCCCGGCCCCCCCCAACCGCAGGTTGCAAGCCAATCTGGAGGGACCAGGGACCCATCAGCCTCGACAAACCGGTGCTCGCCCGCCCGATCCCCCTCCGACACACCGGCACCGGTCCGAATCTTTCCGATCCCGGGATTGGGCCCACCAACCAGCCCGCAGGGGCCAGTGGCGCGGGTTCAACCCACGGGGCCTGGCTCCCGCGCGGGCCGGATTCCAGCCGGATTCCAACAAACAAAGGCGCTCCGGAGCTTTGCGCTTGCTGCAAGAGCCATCCGTTCGTATGGTGAAGCTTGGTTGGCCGGAGAAGGCAAGGGCTCGTCAAGAACCGCCTTTCCCGCCAATCCCCAAAGAAGCGGAGAGATGGCCGAGTGGCTGAAGGCGACGGTTTGCTAAACCGTTATACGGGCTTAAACCCGTATCGGGGGTTCGAATCCCCCTCTCTCCGCCACTTTCATTGTGCTCGTCTGCGCTCCAGCCGGGCGCGGCTCTCCCTCTTCCGCACGGCTCCGCCGGTCCGCCGGTCCCGGGCCCCCCGCTCCGGCGCACTCAGGGCGCGCAATACCGCAAGATTCTCACGGTCTTCGTGAAGGTCGTCCGATTTGGGCGTCTCCAGACAGCCCGGCAGCGCGGCGAACCGCGGATCCGCCAGCAGAAGCCGAAAAGCCTCCAGACCGAGTCGTCCCCGCCCGATGTGCTCATGCCGGTCCACCCGCGACCCCAGCGACGCCTTGGAATCATTCAGATGAAACGCCACCAACTGATCCAATCCCACCCCGCCCTCCAACTCCTCCCACACACGTGCCCAACCGTCCGGTCTCCGAATGTCGTAACCCGCACCCCACAAATGGGCTGTGTCCAGGCATATCGCCAGCCGCTCGGGATGCCGCACCCGCTGATACAACTCCGTCAGATGCCAAAGCTCGGCCCCAAGGCAGGTGCCCTGGCCTGCCGTGTTTTCAAGGGCCAACCGCACCCGACACCCCGGGGTGGCCGCAATCACCTCATCCAAAGCCTCAGCCACGCGGGCCAGGCCAGTTTCAACCCCCGCACCCAGGTGCGCCCCCGGATGCACCACCAGAAATGGCAGGTCCAGTGCCTCGGCCCGCTCCACCTCCTGCACGAGTGATCGGAGGGACTTGTCCCGGTTGGGTGACGGCGGCGCAGCCAGGTTGATCAAATACCCCGCGTGCCCGAACACGCACCCCAGCCCGGCTTGGTGCCGCGCCTCCCGATAAGCCCGCAACTCCTCCTCCCGCAACGGCCGCGCAAACCACTGCATGTTGTTCTTCACGAACAACTGACAGCACTCCGCACCAATCCGAACCGCGCGTTCCAACGCACACGCCACCCCACCCGCCGTCGAACAATGAGCGCCCAAAAGCATGGCCGATCCTACCCTTCCCGGACCTCGCCTGTCCACCGATGCCCCCGAACCCCACCCAGCCCGTCCCCACAGACATCCGTCTAAACCCCGGACCGGCCCACACCAGCCGCACCCAGACAAAACTCCGTTATCACCCGTCCGAAGCCGAAACAGTCCACCGAGACGACTCCATCTGCGCCGCCGGGTCACTCAGGACCCGGCTTCCCAGGTCCTCAGTCCCATCGCACATCGCACATCCGATCCGCCCGACGCCCGGAGCGCACCGGGGTCGCCGTCGAACCTGATCGGCAAGAACCGGATTCACTTGCCATTCCAGTGCCCCTGGCAAACACTGTTCCGCGCACATGGAGTGGGACGTCGTTACGTTGTCGCGAATCCAGTTCGCCGCCACGGTGGCCTTTCATTACCTATACCCGCCGCTGAGCATCGGGTTGGGGGTCATGCTGGTCATCTTTGAATCCCTTTGGCTCCGGACCAACAACCCGCTCTTTCATCAATTGGCGCGATTCTGGACCCGCGTGTTTGCGCTGACCTTTGCCCTGGGCGTGGCCACCGGCATCGTCATGGAGTTCGAATTCGGCACCAACTGGGCCAACTACTCGCGGTTCGTCGGCGATGTGTTCGGCAGCGCCCTGGCTGCCGAGGGGATCTTCGCCTTCTTCCTCGAGTCGGGCTTCCTGGCCGTGCTGTTGTTCGGATGGGACAAGGTCAAACGCTCCACCCATTTCTTCGCCACCCTCATGGTCTGCCTGGGCGCCCACTTCAGCGCCATCTGGATCGTGGTGGCCAACTCCTGGATGCAAACACCGGCCGGGTTCCACATCGTGGATACGCCCATGGGACCTCGCGCCGAGATCACCGATTTCTGGGCCATGGTGCTCAATCCCTCCTCCCTGCACCGGCTCTCCCACGTGATTTGCGGTTGTTGGCAGGCCGGCGCGTTCCTCGTGGTCAGTGTGGGGGCCTGGTACCTTCTGAAGCGTGTTCACCTCGATTTCGCCAGGGCCTGCATCAAGTACGGCCTCACCTTCGGCCTGGTCGCTTCGCTTCTCCAACTGGTCACCGGCCATATCAGCGCCGAAGGCGTGGCCCGCAATCAGCCGGCCAAGCTGGCAGCGTTCGAGGGGTTGTTCGAAACCAGACCGCGTGCGCCCCTCTACCTCCTCGGCTGGGTCAACGAGGAACAACGCAAGGTTCACGGCATCGCCATCCCGGGACTGCTCAGCTGGCTCGTACACGGCGATGTCAACCAACCGGTCACCGGCCTGGATCAGTTCCCGGAGGAGGACTGGCCGCCCGTGAATCGGTCCTTCCAATTCTACCACCTCATGGTGGCCATCGGTTTCGCCATGATCGCAATTGCCGCCGTCGGCTCGTGGCACGCATGGCGCGGCACGCTAATGGACCGGCGCTGGCTGTTGTGGCTTTTGGTGCTGTCGGTGCTCGGGCCCCAAATCGCCAACCAGGCCGGATGGTTCGCGGCCGAAATCGGCCGCCAACCCTGGATTGTCTACGGAATCATGCGCACCGCGGAAGGCGTCTCGCCCAACCTGAAAGCCGAGACCGTGCTCGCCTCCCTGATCCTCTTCACCGTCGTCTACCTGCTCCTGTTCGCCGTGTTCCTCTACCTTCTGAACGAAAAGATCCAAAAGGGCCCCGACGCCGAAGACCTCATACCCTCCGGCAAGCTGGCGCTGCCCATGCGACCGGACAAAACCTGACCCCCGGCCCGTCCCGCGGTGAACCCCGGGGACAACTGCAGGTAACCGCTTTTTCGGCTCGCCACGATCCGCGTCCCTCCCCATATCCTCCCGCGCCATGAAACGGAGCGTATACGCCCGAGCAGGGGTGGACATTGATCTGGGCAACCGCCTCAAGGCCGGCCTGCCCCGGTGGCTCGCCCGGGCCCAACGACCGGAAGTGCTGGGCAAAGTGGGTGGCTTCGGCGGTCTTTTTGCCCTGCCCCTGCGAAAGTACCGGCAACCCGTCCTCGTATCATCCATCGACGGCGTGGGCACCAAACTCAAGGTGGCCTTCGCACTGGACCGCCACGACACCGTCGGCCAGGACCTCGTCAACCACTGCGTCAACGACATCGCCGTGCTGGGGGCCGAGCCGCTCTTCTTCCTCGATTACATCGGCACCAGCAAGCTGGAACCCCGCGTCTTCGAACAGCTCATCCGCGGCCTGGCCAAAGCCTGCGCCGAAAACCGATGCTCCCTGATCGGGGGCGAGACCGCCCAAATGCCCGGTTTTTACGCCCCCGGCGAATACGACCTCTGCGGCACCATCGTCGGCGCCGTCGAGAAAGCAGCCATCATTGACGGCCCCAAACAAGTCCAACCCGGAGACGCCGTCATTGGACTGGCCTCCAGTGGCCTCCACACCAACGGCTATTCACTGGCCAGACGTATCCTGTTCGAACAGCTGAAACTCAAACCCACCACCCGTGTCCCCGAGCTCGGCACCACCATCGCTGAGGAACTCCTCAAAGTGCACCTCAGCTACGGTCCGCTCGTGCAAGCCCTGTTGCGTCGCTTCCAGCCGTTCAAAACCGGAGCAACCCAACCCCGCAACTCCGGCCGCCCCATCCACGCCCTGGCACACATCACCGGCGGTGGATTCCTCGACAACATCCCGCGGGTCCTCCCACCCCGGTGCGACGTGCTCGTCCGCAAAGGCACCTGGGAAATTCCGCCCATCTTCACCTACCTCCAAGACCGCGGCCGCGTGGAAGAACCCGAGATGTTCCACGTCTTCAACATGGGCATCGGCATGGTCATCCTGGTTGCACCCGAGCAGGTAGACGCCGTGCTGAGATTCATCCGGCGCCAGGGCCACCGCGCCTGGATCATTGGCGAGGTCGTGCGCGGCAGCGGTCGGACAAAAATCGTCTGATCGCACTGGTTTCCGCCCGCCAAATCCGCCACCTCCCGGGAAAAGGCCGGCCGGGGCTTCACCGACCCTCAGAGCCCTCACCGCCCGCACCGACCCCGGGCGTCCGGCCCGGCGACCCCGCCTCCACCGCAGGCCCCTGCGATGCGTCGTGGTCGTGCCGCGACCCGTCTCCGTGCGCATGGTCCCCGATCCAGAGAGCCAGGATCACCCCCACCACCAACGCCAGGGAAAGCTTCACACGGTCGTGGGCATGAAACTGAAGCTCCGGCAAAAGATCCGCACAAGCAATGCACAAAAATGTCCCGGCACAAAACGCCAGCGCATAACCCAGCCACACCGGATGCGCCTCCCAGACCGGTCGGCCCCCCCAGAAAAACATCAACGCCGCCACCGGCGTCACCAGTGCAAACGCCAGATTCACCGGAAAATACCACCGCCGCGATGTCCCCGACGCCACCATCAACGTCGTCACCGACAACGCACAAAACGGTTTGTGCAGGATCACCGCCAACGACGTCCCCACCCCCAGCCCGTGCCCGTGCCCGTGGTCCACCGCCGCCACCGCACTGGCCAGCGCAAGCCCGTCCAAAACCGAATGCAAAGACAACCCCGCCGCCACACCCACCCACCCTAGCGGCCCACCCCGCAACAACGCCGGCGGATGCGCA comes from the Limisphaera ngatamarikiensis genome and includes:
- a CDS encoding DUF5666 domain-containing protein translates to MKRTIATVLAAALAGLVLHTGTAAEPQKPAADTTTEHSAVPKPRANARPRPLSGRIAEVDQVHKTLTVGKTIVYITSETRITKDGKPAVLADAKPGDEVGISYVPAEDGRYIARSVRIGPKADSTPKPGGQKPGAPRSTGQH
- a CDS encoding redoxin domain-containing protein, whose protein sequence is MALPVGSKAPDFTLKTKTPAGLQDVTLSNNFGKRNTVLLFFPLAFTGVCTKEMCDVTAGLNAYRDLNADVIGISVDSPFAQEAWAQKEKIGITLVSDLNKTVARAYGVLLDDLLGLGSVSARAAFVIDKQGIIRYSEQTPSPKELPNFEAIKKVLADLG
- a CDS encoding cytochrome ubiquinol oxidase subunit I; this encodes MEWDVVTLSRIQFAATVAFHYLYPPLSIGLGVMLVIFESLWLRTNNPLFHQLARFWTRVFALTFALGVATGIVMEFEFGTNWANYSRFVGDVFGSALAAEGIFAFFLESGFLAVLLFGWDKVKRSTHFFATLMVCLGAHFSAIWIVVANSWMQTPAGFHIVDTPMGPRAEITDFWAMVLNPSSLHRLSHVICGCWQAGAFLVVSVGAWYLLKRVHLDFARACIKYGLTFGLVASLLQLVTGHISAEGVARNQPAKLAAFEGLFETRPRAPLYLLGWVNEEQRKVHGIAIPGLLSWLVHGDVNQPVTGLDQFPEEDWPPVNRSFQFYHLMVAIGFAMIAIAAVGSWHAWRGTLMDRRWLLWLLVLSVLGPQIANQAGWFAAEIGRQPWIVYGIMRTAEGVSPNLKAETVLASLILFTVVYLLLFAVFLYLLNEKIQKGPDAEDLIPSGKLALPMRPDKT
- a CDS encoding ZIP family metal transporter, encoding MNEAVGNVWGTLVVYCGLVGAASLAGGALPCYLALTHTRLQVAVSLVAGLMFGLALVQLLPHAAEAVGSVSVASVWVVAGFVAMFVLQRFLPFHEHDVMEGQPRAACGHAHPPALLRGGPLGWVGVAAGLSLHSVLDGLALASAVAAVDHGHGHGLGVGTSLAVILHKPFCALSVTTLMVASGTSRRWYFPVNLAFALVTPVAALMFFWGGRPVWEAHPVWLGYALAFCAGTFLCIACADLLPELQFHAHDRVKLSLALVVGVILALWIGDHAHGDGSRHDHDASQGPAVEAGSPGRTPGVGAGGEGSEGR
- a CDS encoding response regulator, which codes for MKKTNTVKRRILVVDDEPLVCEAMAMMLSFDGHQVQTAQTGAEALALLERQTFDLVITDYAMPEMRGDELVRHISARWPHLPVLMVTAHAEVLAAERVPLPGVSMVLSKPFMLDTLRQAIEQVCPMPASPSQA
- a CDS encoding deoxyribonuclease IV; the encoded protein is MLLGAHCSTAGGVACALERAVRIGAECCQLFVKNNMQWFARPLREEELRAYREARHQAGLGCVFGHAGYLINLAAPPSPNRDKSLRSLVQEVERAEALDLPFLVVHPGAHLGAGVETGLARVAEALDEVIAATPGCRVRLALENTAGQGTCLGAELWHLTELYQRVRHPERLAICLDTAHLWGAGYDIRRPDGWARVWEELEGGVGLDQLVAFHLNDSKASLGSRVDRHEHIGRGRLGLEAFRLLLADPRFAALPGCLETPKSDDLHEDRENLAVLRALSAPERGARDRRTGGAVRKRESRARLERRRAQ
- a CDS encoding response regulator, with product MTPKPIRVLVVDDHPVVRRGIRAWLRRNPQIEVVGEAADGLEALDLCRSLQPDVVLTDLDMPRMDGLAFTEAVRRELPNIRVLILSMHANTEYILRILQAGAHGYVSKEADPGMIIQAVEAVARGESFFSADVARAVLNQLVLNEQSPSPQTPELTPRERQVLVGIAEGLTNKEIAERLGVSVRTVETHREHIMQKLGIHTVAGLTRYAMARGLVPPDRPATP
- the purM gene encoding phosphoribosylformylglycinamidine cyclo-ligase, with amino-acid sequence MKRSVYARAGVDIDLGNRLKAGLPRWLARAQRPEVLGKVGGFGGLFALPLRKYRQPVLVSSIDGVGTKLKVAFALDRHDTVGQDLVNHCVNDIAVLGAEPLFFLDYIGTSKLEPRVFEQLIRGLAKACAENRCSLIGGETAQMPGFYAPGEYDLCGTIVGAVEKAAIIDGPKQVQPGDAVIGLASSGLHTNGYSLARRILFEQLKLKPTTRVPELGTTIAEELLKVHLSYGPLVQALLRRFQPFKTGATQPRNSGRPIHALAHITGGGFLDNIPRVLPPRCDVLVRKGTWEIPPIFTYLQDRGRVEEPEMFHVFNMGIGMVILVAPEQVDAVLRFIRRQGHRAWIIGEVVRGSGRTKIV
- a CDS encoding sugar phosphate isomerase/epimerase family protein; the protein is MVDRTGLTRRMFLARTAAFGLWACCRSAEQVFGAGRASPGVYLFDKVCAQAGLSLEETVELVDSVGLEGVDCAVRVKDRIEPAQVRQDLPRYDRMLRARGRRVGLLTTAILNPSTPDARPVLEVARELGVRMYRVGFLRFRPETPVADQIRQAREGLARLAEWNRQLGLCALVQNHSPAGNTRYLGGDLSEMAALVDGFSPDEVAVAFDPAHALLVHGDGWAEHLDRLKGHLGAVYVKDVDRRRRFVPFGEGELGRMGFFERLRRMGYEGPVSLHIEYDWGREGRRGRAELELAVRNALGHFRRWWAAAAVG